The genomic interval AACGGTTTGAGCTCTTCGTTGTTTCTCGCGAAATCGCGAACGCTTTCTCCGAATTAAACGATCCTGTGGATCAACGTAAAAGATTTGAAACACAAATGACTCTCAAAGAAGCCGGTGACGCGGAAGCCCACGACGTCGACGAAGATTTCCTGCGCGCACTGGAACATGGCATGCCTCCTACTGCGGGTGAAGGAATTGGGATCGACCGGCTGGTCATGCTCCTGACTCAGTCGGCCTCGATCCGGGATGTCATTCTCTTCCCCCAGATGAAACCGGAAAAATAGGAGTCTGAGCCCGCACGTGAATCTTCCCTATGAGTTTCAGATTAGTCTCCGTTATCTGTTGGCTAAAAAAAAACACAAAACAATCTCTCTCAATACTTTTATATCTATTGCCGGGATCACTCTCGGAACAGCGGCCCTGATTGCCACGCTTGCTGTAATGACCGGATTTAAAGAAGATCTCCGGGAAAAGATTCTCGGAACCAACTCCCATATCGTCATCACCGATCGATTAAAGGATTCAATACCCGATTATCCCAGTCTTTTGAACGAGGTCAATCAGACACCGCATGTGATTGCATCGACGCCATTCATCTACAATCAGGTCCTCCTCAGTTCCGACGCCAATGTGCATGGTGTCGTTTTGCGCGGCATTCATTCCCGGACCGAGGGCGCGATCACGGATATCCACAAAAATTTGATTGAAGGATCACTCGGCGACCTCGATATCGATCATCCTGGGGAAAATAAGGTCATGGTCCCGTCCATTATTATCGGCAGGGAACTGGCCCTGAAACTGGGTGTATTCACCGGCAACCGGATCAATGTCATTTCTCCGGTTGGAGAAGCCGGGCCGTTTGGACTCATCCCCCGGATGAAGAGATTCCAGGTCGTTGGGATATTTGACTCCGGATTCTATGAATATGATTCGTCACTTGCCTATATCTCAATCAAGAACGCGCAGGAATTCTTTAAAATGGGAGATACGGTCTCCGGCATTGAAGTCAGGGTAGACGATTACTTTCAGGCGGGTAAAATCGCAAAGGATATTGAAACTAAAATAGGAATCTCTTATTCCGCCCGGGATTGGATGCGTCTAAACAAGAATCTCTTCTCGGCTCTCCAGCTTGAAAAGGGTGTCATGTTTATTATCCTGGTGTTGATCATCCTTGTCGCTTCTTTTAATATCATCGGGATATTGACCATGATGGTCGTTGAAAAAAAATCTG from Nitrospirota bacterium carries:
- a CDS encoding lipoprotein-releasing ABC transporter permease subunit; its protein translation is MNLPYEFQISLRYLLAKKKHKTISLNTFISIAGITLGTAALIATLAVMTGFKEDLREKILGTNSHIVITDRLKDSIPDYPSLLNEVNQTPHVIASTPFIYNQVLLSSDANVHGVVLRGIHSRTEGAITDIHKNLIEGSLGDLDIDHPGENKVMVPSIIIGRELALKLGVFTGNRINVISPVGEAGPFGLIPRMKRFQVVGIFDSGFYEYDSSLAYISIKNAQEFFKMGDTVSGIEVRVDDYFQAGKIAKDIETKIGISYSARDWMRLNKNLFSALQLEKGVMFIILVLIILVASFNIIGILTMMVVEKKSEIAILKAMGATRRSIMAIFMLEGITIGVLGTLIGIPLGYGICELIPMVYTLPSDVYYISHIPVKVKALDIFWVSFSAILISFGATLYPSLQAGKLKPVEALRYE